The sequence CCGAGATACTTGCACCCCCTGTGGACGGGTATCACGCCCTAGTGTTAGAGCACCCGCCCGTGGTCACAATCCACGTTCAGTTACGCAAGGGAGCACCATGAACGCAATGAAGGGTTCGCGCACCGCGAAGGTCTTCGCAGGGATCGCTTTGATCAGCGCATCCGCCATCGTCATCGCCGGCTGCAGCAGCACGCCGAACGCTGAGCCCAGCGAAGGTGGTGAGAAGCCGGCCGTCGATCTGACGCTCAAGCTCGGCTCGCTGCTTCCCGCGACCGGCTCGCTCGCCTTCCTCGGCGCTCCGATGGAAGCCGGCGTCCAGCTGGCTGTCAACGAGATCAACGAGGCCGACGCCGGCGTGACCATCGACCTCACCACCGCCGACGAGGGTGACCTCGACAACAAGGCGTATGAGACCTCGATCACCAACCTCCAGAACGAGGGCATCACTGCGATGGTCGGCGCAGCGTCGTCGAGCGTCACCAAGCTCATCCTCGACGGCAACGCCGGCGCGGGCATCCTCACCGTCTCGCCGTCGAACACGTCGCCGGACTTCTCGGGCATCAACCCGCTGTACTTCCGCACGGCACCGAGCGACAACCTGCAGGGCGAGGTCCTCGGCAACCAGATCGCCGAAGACGGTCACAAGACCCTCGGCATCATCTACCAGAACGACCCCTACGGCACCGGCCTGTTCGAAGCCATCAAGTCGACGTTCGAGGGCACCGGCGGCGAGGTCGTCGCCGATGCATCGTTCAACCAGGGCGACGGCCAGTTCAACGCTCAGGTCTCCGAGATCGCGGCCGCCAAGCCCGACGCCGTCGCAGTCGTCTCGTACGACCAGTTCGCGACCATCGCGCCGCTGCTCGGCAACGCGGGCGTCGACACGGGTTCGCTGTACCTCGTCGACGGCAACCTGAAGGACTGGGGCACCGACGTCTCGGTCAACCTCGAGGGCTCGAAGGGCACCCGCGCCGGCGCTGAGCTGCCGCAGGACTTCCTCGACCAGCTCAACGAGGTCTGGACCGCCGACGGCAACGACCCGATCGACGCCGTGACCTACTCGGCTGAGGCCTACGACGCCGTCATCCTCATGGCGCTGTCGGCTCTGGCTGCCGGCTCCGTCGAGGGCGCCGACATGGCCGAGCAGATGGGCACCGTGTCCGGCGGTGGCGACGAGGGCGAGAAGTGCACCACGTACGCCGAGTGCGCCGACATCATCAACGGCGGCGGCACGGCGGACTACGACGGCCTCTCCGGCGAGATCACGTTCGACGAGAACAACGACCCGAAGGGCGCCGCGATCGGCGTCTACGAGTTCGGCGCCGACAACACCACCACGCGCCTCAAGTAAGCGCACAGACGAGGCCCCGGATGCTCAGCATCCGGGGCCTTCGTCGTCCCCGCCCCGTCCCCGCCCCGTCCCGCCCCGTCCCGTCCCGGTTCATCCGTCGGGAGCTCGCACGGATGTCGGGAGAAACGCCGGGCGAGGACCCGACGGATGCACGAACTCCCGACGGACGCTCGCGCCGAGAGGCGACGGATGCCCGCCATGCACGCAGGAGGGGGATGCCGCGTGGCATCCCCCTCCCGCGTGACGCGCTCAGGCGGCGTCGGTGCCGAGCGTGCCGAGGTAGAGGCCGATGACCTTGGGGTCGTTCAGCAGCTCGCGCCCGGTGCCCTCGTAGGCGTCCTTGCCCTGATCGAGCACATAGCCGCGGTCGCAGATCTGCAGGCAGCGGCGCGCGTTCTGCTCGACCATGATCGTCGTCACGCCCGCCTTGTTGATGTCGGAGACGCGGATGAAGGCATCGTCCTGACGCACGGGGGAGAGGCCAGCCGACGGCTCGTCCAGCAGCAGCACCGACGGATCCATCATCAGCGCCCGCGACATGGCGACCATCTGTCGCTCGCCGCCCGAGAGCGACCCTGCGCGCTGCTTCAGGCGCTTGCCCAACTCGCCGAAGATGCTGCTGACGAACTCCAGGCGCTCGGCGAAGATCTTGGGGTTCTGGTACAGCCCCATCTCCAGGTTCTCCTGGATCGTGAGCGACGGGAACACGTTGTTCGTCTGCGGCACGAAGGCCACGCCACGGCGCACGAGCTTGTCGGCCTTGAGCCCGACGATGCTCTCGCCCTTCACCGTGACATCGCCCGAGCGGATCTCGACCATGCCGAAGATCGCCTTGAGCAGCGTCGACTTGCCGGCGCCGTTCGGGCCGATGATGCCGATCAGCTCACCTTTGTGGGCCACGAGGTTCGCGCCGTTGAGGATGTTCACCCCGGGCAGGTATCCGGCGTGCACATCGGTCAGCTCGACGATCACGTCGTCGTTCTTGATCTCGTTGCGCTCCGCGGGCGCGGGCGCGGGCGTGGGGGCGGATGCGTCGGTCATGCCTTCTCCTCCTCGACGTCTTCGGCCTCGACTTCGGCCTCGACCTCGGTCTCGATCTGCTCCCGGATCCGGATCGCGTCCTCTTCCGAGATCACCGGAAGACGACCGGTGACGGCCCCGAGATCGACGTCCTGGTGTGCGCCCAGGTAGGCGTCCACGACGGCCGGATCCTCCATGACCTGGTCGGGCGGGCCCTCGGCGACGACACGGCCCTCGGCCATCACGACCACCCAGTCGGCGATGTGGCGGACCATGTGCATGTCGTGCTCGACGAACAGCACCGTCATCCCCAGATCCTTGAGGTCGAGGATGTGCTCCAGCAGCGACTGCGTGAGCGCGGGGTTCACACCGGCCATGGGCTCGTCGAGCATCACCAGGGTCGGGTCGCTCATGAGCGCGCGGGCCATCTCGAGGAGCTTGCGCTGACCGCCCGAGAGCGATGCGGCGAAGTCCTGCTCCTTGGCGTCGAGCTTGAAGCGGGTGAGCAGCTCGTGCGCCCGTGCCTCGATCTCCTGATCCTGCTTGCGCCAGAGGAAGGGGAACAGCCCCGCCCAGAAGCCCTCGCCGCGCTGGTCCTTCGCGCCGAGCTTCATGTTCTCGAGCACGGTCAGCAGCGACAGCGACTTCGTGAGCTGGAAGGTGCGCACCTGTCCCATCCGCGCCACCTTGAACGAGGGGATGCCGGAGAGGTTCTTCCCGTCGAACGACCAGGTGCCGGCGTTCGGCTTGTCGAAGCCGCACAGCAGGTTGAACAGGGTCGTCTTGCCGGCGCCGTTCGGGCCGATCAGCGCCGTGATGGCTCCGCGCGGGATCTCCAGGTGGTCGACATCGACCGCGGTGAGACCGCCGAAACGGCGCTCCACCGCATCGACGATGAGGATCGGGTCGACCTTCTTGACGCCGGGCGCGGCGGGACCGGCGGCCAGGCCTCCGGTCTTGGCGCGGGGCGTGCTCTTCGCGGGCGTGACCACCGCGTCGTCATTACTTGACAAAGGTCATCTCCCTCTTGTTTCCGAGGATGCCCTGCGGGCGGAAAATGACGATCAGCATCAGCACGACGCCGATCACGATGTACCGCACGACGTCGGCCTGTGCGCCGGACATGGGCAGGTAGCCGGCGTTCGCCATGGCGGGGAGGAGCGCACCGAGGAAGGCGAACACCACCCAGAACAGCACCGCGCCGAGCGTCGGGCCGAGCACGGTGGCCGCGCCGCCGAGCAGGAGGATCGTCCACAGGAAGAACGTCAGCGACGTGGAGTAGCTGCCGGGGATCACCGCGGACGGCAGAATGAAGATGATGCCGCCGACGGCGCCGATCACACCACCGACCACGAGCGCCTGCATCTTGTAGGCGAAGACGTTCTTGCCGAGCGAGCGCACCGCATCCTCGTCCTCACGGATGCCCTTGAGCACCCGACCCCATGGGCTGCGCATGAGCGCCCAGACCACGAGCACGGCGATCACGAGGGCGATCAGTCCGACCACCCGCACCCACAGATCGGTCGCGTTGTAGGTCCACGGGCCGAAGCCGTAGGTGCCCGGCGGGAAGGGGTTCGAGTCGCGGAAGCTCTGGTGGTACCCGGAGAGTCCGCCGGCGGAGTTCGTCCAGTCCTTGAAGAGCTCGGTCACGAACATGAGCCGCACCACCTCGGCGGCGGCGATGGTCGCGATGGCGAGGTAGTCGGCACGAAGACGCAGGGTCGGGATACCCAGGATCAGAGCGAATGCCGCGCCGCCCAGCATGCCGACGAGGACGCCGGCCCACCACGGGAACCCGAAGGTCAGGATCGAGATCGCGTAGCCGTAGCCGCCGATGGCCATGAACGCGGCCATGCCGAAGTTGAGCAGGCCGGTGTAGCCGAAGTGCACGGCGAGGCCGGTCGCCGCCAGGGCGTAGGCGATCGTCGTCGGGCTGAAGAGATAGGAGGCGGTGTTGCCGAAGATGCTTCCGAAGTCCATGCGTCAGCCCAACCTTTCCTTGCGTCCGAGGATGCCTTGCGGTCGCACCAGCAGAATGATGATCAGCGCGACGAGTGCCGTGGCGTACTTGAGGTCGGACGGCACACCCAGCAGGGTCGACACCTCGACGGCGAGGCCGACGATGATCGAGCCGATCAGGGCGCCGATCGCGGAGCCGAGGCCACCGAGGGTGATCGCGCAGAACATCAGCAGCAGCATCTGCATACCCATGTCCCACTTCACACCGGGGCGGAAGTACGCCCACAGGATGCCGGAGATCGCGGCGAGAGCGCCCGCGAGGATCCACACCGTGCGGATGACCTTGTCGACGTCGATGCCGGATGCCGCGGCCAGCTGCGGGTTGTCCGAGATGGCCCTGGTCGCCTTTCCGGTGCGGGTCCTGGTGAGGAAGAACGCGACACCGAGGATCACGACGATGCTCGTCCCCATCGCGATCATGTCGATGTACGACAGCGAGATGGGTCCGAGGCGGATGGGCTCGGGGCTCGCTCCCGGAAGCTGGTACGTGTTGCCGCCGATGAAGTACTGCATGCCGTACCGGAGCGCGAGGGAGAGCCCGATGCTCACGATCATGAGCTGGACCACCCCGAGGCCTCTTCGCCGCAGGGGTTTCCAGATCCCGGCATCCAGCGCCCACCCGAGCGCGGCTCCGCCGATGACGGCGGCGATGATGCCGAGCCAGAGCGGCAGGTGCCAGAACGTCGTGCAGAGCAGCGCGACGACCGCGCCCCAGGTGACCATCTCGCCGTGGGCGAAGTTCGACAGGCGGGTGGTGCCGTAGATGAGCGCGGCGCCCATGGAGGCGAGTCCGAGGAGGAGCCCGAAGTTCAGGCCGCCGACGATGCGCGACAGGAGTTGATCGAGGAACGACACGGTGACCCGCTCGCCCGCTCCGAGGAAGAAGTTGACGATCTTCGTGCCGGTGAGACCGAATTCGAGCTCGAACGACGCGGTGGTCCCCGAGACGGGCTGGATGCCCTCGGGGAGCTGGGTCGCGTCGACGATGACGCCCTTCGGCAGCGTGGACTCGTCCACCGTGAGGGTGTACGTCTCCATCTCCGGCACGTAGAGGCGCCACTTGCCTTCGGCGTCGGTCTCCGTCTCGGCTTCGAAGCCGTTGCCCTCGATGGACATGACGACGCCTTCGACCGGCTCATCCGCATTGGTGACGACACCGGCGAAGTAGAAGTCCGTGACCTCCTGCCCGTCGTCCGTCGTCTCAGCCGAGGCCGATGAGGGGGGCAGGAACAGGAACGCCATGAGCGCCATGAGGATACCGAGGCAGATGACGGCCCAGGGGCGCCTTCGCTGCACGGCGATTGTTGTGGGTCCCACGCAACCTCCACTGTGAGTGCTGTCACTGCGGCATCGGGTATGAACCGCAGGGATGGACGACGCATTTGAGCGTAGTGTGCGATCCCCGAATCACCTACCGTCGCGGTCAACGGTCCGATAACGGCGGGCTCCGGGAATGTTCTCGGGTGCGTCGCGCTTAGAATCTTCATACGGGCCGTGGCCCCGCAAAGGCCGACGTCGACCACCCCCTCGCACTCGGACATGCGCGACTCGCGCAGAAGGAGAATCCATGGAACAGCACGATCCCTTCGGCTTCGTCGGACTGACGTACGACGATGTGCTGCTCCTGCCGGGGCACACCGACGTCATCCCCAGCGAAGCGGACACCTCGTCGCGGATCACCCGCCGCATCTCGGTCGCCACCCCGCTGCTGTCGAGCGCGATGGACACGGTCACCGAATCCCGCATGGCGATCGCCATGGCGCGCGAGGGCGGCATCGGCATCCTGCACCGCAACCTCTCCATCGCCGACCAGGCCGCGCACGTCGACCGCGTCAAGCGCAGCGAGTCCGGCATGATCACCGACCCGATCACCACGACCCAGGACGCGACCGTCGAAGAGGTCGACAACCTGTGCGCCAAGTACCGCATCTCGGGGCTGCCCGTGGTCGACGACGACGGCAAGCTGGTCGGCATCATCACCAACCGCGACATGCGCTTCGTGTCGGGCTTCGAGCGTCAGAGCACTTTCGTGAAAGACGTCATGACGAGCGAGAACCTCGTCACCGCGCCGGTCGGGGTGGCCGCCGGAGAGGTCATCGCGCTGTTCGCGAAGCACCGCGTCGAGAAGCTGCCGCTCATCGATGACAACGGCAAGCTCGCGGGCCTCATCACCATCAAGGACTTCGACAAGAGCGAGAAGTACCCCCTCGCCACCAAGGACGACCAGGGCCGCCTGCGCGTCGGTGCCGCGATCGGCTTCTTCGGAGACGCGTGGGAGCGTGCCGAGGCGCTGCGCGACGCCGGTGTCGACGTGCTCGTCGTCGACACCGCCAACGGGCAGTCCCAGGGCGTCATCGACCTCGTCCGCCGACTGAAGGCCGACGCGTCGTTCGAGCACATCGACATCGTCGGCGGCAACGTCGCGACCCGTGAGGGCGCCCAGGCTCTGGTCGATGCGGGCGTCGACGCGGTCAAGGTCGGCGTGGGTCCCGGGTCGATCTGCACCACGCGCGTCGTCGCAGGTGTGGGAGTGCCCCAGGTCACGGCCGTCTACGAGGCCTCGCTGGCGGCCCGACCGGCGGGCGTGCCCGTGATCGCCGACGGGGGACTGCAGTACTCCGGTGACATCGCCAAGGCTCTCGTCGCCGGTGCCGACGCCGTCATGCTCGGCTCGCTCCTGGCCGGAACCGACGAGTCCCCGGGCGAGATCGTCTTCCAGTCCGGTAAGCAGTTCAAGCAGTACCGCGGAATGGGTTCGCTCGGCGCGATGCAGACCCGCGGCAAGCAGACCTCGTATTCCAAGGACCGCTACTTCCAGGCCGACGTCCCCAGCGACGACAAGCTGATCCCTGAGGGCATCGAGGGGCAGGTGCCGTATCGCGGCCCGCTCGCCGCCGTCGCCTATCAGCTGGTCGGCGGTCTCCGTCAGTCGATGTTCTACGTCGGAGCGCGCACGATCGAAGAGCTCAAGACGCGCGGCAAGTTCGTGCGCATCACCTCGGCGGGGCTCAAGGAGTCGCACCCGCACGACGTGCAGATCGTCGTGGAAGCACCGAACTACAAGAAGTGACGTCGGATCCCGACGGGATCTTCGCAGAGGGGCCGGATGCCGCGCGCATCCGGCCCCTTCCGTCTGTCTACGGCCCGGCGTACCGTGCCGGTATGTGCCGAAACATCGTTCCGCTGAACAACCTCGAGCCCGCCGCGACCGACGACGAGTGCCACGAGGCGGCCCTCCAGTTCGTCCGGAAGATCTCCGGGGCGAACGCGCCGTCGCGTGCCAATCGCGCCGCGTTCGACCGCGCGGTCGCCGAGATCGCGCAGGCGACCCGTGCCCTGTTGGACGAACTCGTCACGACCGCCCCGCCGAAGAATCGCGATGACGAGGCGGCCAAGCGTCGCGCCCGCTCGGCCGACCGCTACGAGGCGATCCGGGTCTACCAACAGGAGAAGAAGGCCGCTGCCGCGAGGTCGTGATCCGCGCGGGCCCGGGTGGCGAACGGGCTATGCCAGAATCGACATACCCCGCTCGACTTTCCCTGCGGTCCCGGTGTTGAAGGCGCCGAGATCGCACTCGCCGATCCCCATCGGTCAGGGAACCTCCCCAAGGAGAGCTGTACACATGCCTGAGGATGCTCCCAGAGTCCTCGTCGTCGACGACGACGCCGACGTCGCCCTGCTCGTGAAGACCGTGCTCGAGAGGCGGGCCGGCTGCATCGTCGACGTCGCCGAAGACGGGCGGGCCGCTGTCGAACGCGTGGCGCAGGTGCGCCCGGACGTCGTCGTGACCGACATCGAGATGCCCGGACTCAACGGACTCGAACTGCTCGCCGAACTCCGGCGCACGGTCCCCACCGTTCCCGTCGTGGTGATGACCGCCCACGTGTCGGTCGAGTACGCCGTCTCGGCTCTGCGCGCACAGGCCGATGAGTTCCTCACCAAACCCCTCGACAACGCCAAGCTCGTCGAGTCGGTCATGCGACTGGTCGAGGAAGGACGCCGTCGCCGGGAAGAGGCGCGCCCGACGGAGCGCGTGCTCGCGATCGGCGCCCATCCCGACGACGTCGAGATCGGGGTCGGGGGACTCCTCGCTGCTCACTCGCGTGCGCAGGACGAGATCACGATCCTCACCCTGTCCCGCGGAGCCCGCGGCGGCGATGCCGCGAGCCGACAGGACGAGTCGCTGGCGGCGGCGGAGATGCTCGGCGCCCGGCTGTTCCTGAAGGATCTCGTGGACACGGAGATCTCCGGCGGCGGCTCGACCGTGCGCCTCATCGAGGAGGTCGTGCAGGAGATCCAGCCGACGATCGTCTACACGCACTCGAGCAACGACCGGCACCAGGATCACCGTGCGGTGAGCGAGGCCACGATCGTGGCGACCCGTCGCGTGGGCACGGTCGCCTGCTATCAGAGCCCGTCGTCGACGATCGATTTCCGTCCCACCCGGTTCGTGCGGATCGATCAGTACCTCGACGACAAGCTCCGGCTGCTGGAGCGTTTCAGCTCGCAGACGGCGAATCGCGACTACCTGGCACCCGAGTTCGTCACCGCGACGGCGCGGTACTGGTCGCGGTTCGGCGGCGGAACAGCCGTGGAACCCCTGGAAGTGGTGCGCGAGACGGCTGAGTTCATCGGCGCCCATGAACTCAGCCGACGGGAGAGCTGATGACGAAGCGTGTGCTGGTGACCGGAGCAGGCGGACCGGCCGGAGTCGCCGTGATCCGATCCCTCCTCCGCCGATCCGATCTGACCGTGTTCGCCGCCGACATGGACGGCTGGGCGAGCGGAATCTATCTGGTGCCCCCGGCCCAGCGTCGCCTGGTCCCACCAGGAAGGGACGACGACTTCGTGCCGGCGATCGCGCGCATGGTCGAGGCTGATCAACTCGATCTCGTGATTTCGACGGTCGACGTCGAGCTCATCGCCCTGGCCGAGCGGCGGGACGAACTGGCACCCGCCGTGCTCGCCGCGCCGTCGGCCGACACGCTGAACACGGCGCTGGACAAGCTCGCGCTCGCCGAACGGTGCGCGCCGACCGGTCTCACTCCTCGCACGGTCCTCGCCGGCCCCGACGCGCAGGCCGTCGACTGGGAGTTCCCGGTCTTCGCCAAGCCGCGCCAGGGTGCCGGCAGCCGCGGCGTGCGTCTCGTGCCCGATCGCGCGGCCCTCGAGGCGCTGCCCACGGACGAGGGTCTGATCGTGCAGGACTTCCTTCCGGGGGAGGAATACTCGGTCGACGTCATCGCGGATGCGACGGGTCACGTGGTCGCCGCGGTGCCCCGCACCCGTGCGCGGGTCGATTCCGGCGTCGCCATCGCCGGACGCACCGTGCAGGACCCGGAGCTCGAAGAGGCGGCGGCATCGATCGCCCGCGCCATCGGACTCGTCGGCGTCGCGAACGTGCAGCTGCGCCGGGACCGCGCCGGCCGGGCCGTGCTGCTCGAGGTCAATCCGCGCTTCCCCGGCGCGCTGCCGCTGACGATCGCGGCCGGTGTCGACATCCCGTCACTCGTGGCCGACCTGTTCCTCGGACGCGAGCTGCCGGTGCGCGTTCCGTTCCGCGAAGTCGCGTCGGTGCGCTTCCTCGAAGATGTGATCGTCGAGGTCGACGACCTGCTGGTCTCCGAGCACGCGGGTCATCAGGAGGAGCTGTGACCCACGCCGTACTGCGCGGCGACCATCACGTGCACTCGACCTTCTCGGACGATGCCGTCTCGACGCTCGCCCAGAACGTCGATGCCGCGGTCGCGGCCGGGTTGACCTCGCTGCGTCTCGTCGACCACGTGCGTCAGAGCACCACGTGGGTGCCCGAGTACCTGGCCGCCGTGCGCGCGCTGCGGGTGCCCGATGGACTCATCGTGCTCTCGGGCGTCGAGGCCAAGATCCTCGATGCCTCGGGGTCGCTCGACATCCCGGTGCTGCCGGAGGGCATCGACCGGATCCTGATCGCCGACCACCAGTTCCCCGGGACGGACGGCCCCCTCGGCCCCTCGACCGTGCGCGATCGGATCGCCGCGGGGTGGGCCCCGGACGACGTGCTGGATCAGTTCGTCGACGCGCTCATCGCGACCATGCGTCGGTACCCCGGGAATCAGCTTGCGCACTGCTTCTCGATCCTCCCCAAGATCGGTCTGTCCGAGCTCGATCTCGGCCCGGAGCGCACGCAGGCGTGGGCGCTCGCCGCGGCGCAGACCGACACCCTGGTCGAGGTCAATGAGAAGTGGGGGTGCCCCGGCGTCGAAGCGCTGTCGGCCCTCCGCCGCGCCGGGGGAGTGATCGTCGCCTCCACCGACAGCCACGACGCCGCCGAGGTCGGCCGCTATTCGCGCGTGATCCCGCTGCTCGATGCGGTGGAGGTGTCTTGATGGCCGATCTGACCTGGCTCGAGACGGCACTCGTCATCGTGCTCCTGCTCTGCGTCCTGGTCGGCACGCTGCCGGTGATCAACACGGGACTGCAGTTCCTCATGCTGCCGGTGCATGCGTTCCGCAACCACTACGGCAAGGCCGCGCCGTACCATCCGAACGTCGCCGTCATCATCCCGGCGTGGAACGAGGGGGCTGTCATCGGCCCGGCGATCGAGCGGCTGCTCCAGCTGGAGTACCCCGCCGATCGCCTGCGCGTGTTCGTCGTCGACGACGCGTCCACCGACGACACCCCCGCCATCGTCGGGGCCAAGGCCGATGCCCACCCCGGACGGGTCGTGCACCTGCGGCGCGAGAGGGGTGGCGAGGGCAAGGCTCACACGCTCAACCACGGCCTGGATGTGGTGCTCGCCGACGTCTGGACCGAAGCCGTGCTCATCATGGACGCCGACGTGATCTTCGCGCGCGACTCCCTGCGCAAACTCAGCCGGCATCTCGCCGACGACAAGGTCGGGGCGGTGACCGCCTACATCGCCGAGGGCAGCCGCGACCGCAACTACCTCACGCGGTTCATCGCGATCGAGTACGTGATCGGCCAGCTCTCCGCCCGTCGGGTGCAGAACGTCGGCGGCGCGATCGCCTGTCTCGCCGGCGGCGCCCAGCTGCATTCGCGGGCCAACCTCGAGGCGATCGGCGGGCGGATCCCGACGGGGACTCTCGCCGAAGACACGATGACCACGTTCGAGGGTCAGCTCAAGGGTCGCCGGATGGTGTTCGAGCCGCACGCCGTCGTGCTCGCCGAAGAGCCGCGGACGATCGACAGCCTCTGGAAGCAGCGACTGCGCTGGGCCCGCGGCAACGTGCAGCTGACCTCGATCTACCGCAAGCTGTGGTTCCGTCCGAGCCGCGAGCACAACCTGGGCAGCTTCTCGTTCGGACTGGCCTGGTTCACCATCCTCCTGCTGCCCGCGTTCATGCTGCTCGCCGCGGCGGGAATGCTCGCTCTGCTCGTGCTGCACAGCGACATCGCGGAGTTCGTCTTCCGCTTCATGTGGATCTCGGCGGCCTGCATCTACCTGTATTCGATGCTGTACGCGGTGCAGCTCGATCCCCGTACGGGCCGGCACTCCTGGCGCGAGGCGATCATGTTCCCGGGGCTGGGTGCGCTCCTCCTGATGGTGATCGCCCTCTTCCCGTGGGCATTCGAATCCGGTCTCGAGGCCGTCGGACTGGATCTCACCGACGAGACGCGCATCCTCTGGGCCGTGATCTTCTACCTCTGGGGCCCGATCTCGATGCTCGGGATCTGGCTCGCGCGCGCGGTCGAGAAGCTTCCGGGCGGGCGTTTCTTCGCCGGGCTCCTGCTCTACATCTGCGGCTACGGCTCCCTGCTGTGCGCGATCACCGTGGACTCCTACATCAAAGAGTGGCGTCGTGCTGACGCCTCCTGGATCAAGACCGAGAAGATCGGACGCGTCGACTCATGAACGCTGCACCGTCACCCGAAGCCGAGCGGGAGGAGATCGTCGCGGATGCCCGGCGCGAGCGACGACTGATCCCGCAGGCTGTTCTCGCGCTCGTCGTCGTCGTCGTGGTCGTCGTCGTGCGAGAGCTGTTCCTTCGATGACCGGGAGGCCGTTGGCCCTCGTCGTCGAGGACGCTCCCGACCAGGCTGCGCTCCTG is a genomic window of Microbacterium maritypicum containing:
- a CDS encoding glycosyltransferase — translated: MADLTWLETALVIVLLLCVLVGTLPVINTGLQFLMLPVHAFRNHYGKAAPYHPNVAVIIPAWNEGAVIGPAIERLLQLEYPADRLRVFVVDDASTDDTPAIVGAKADAHPGRVVHLRRERGGEGKAHTLNHGLDVVLADVWTEAVLIMDADVIFARDSLRKLSRHLADDKVGAVTAYIAEGSRDRNYLTRFIAIEYVIGQLSARRVQNVGGAIACLAGGAQLHSRANLEAIGGRIPTGTLAEDTMTTFEGQLKGRRMVFEPHAVVLAEEPRTIDSLWKQRLRWARGNVQLTSIYRKLWFRPSREHNLGSFSFGLAWFTILLLPAFMLLAAAGMLALLVLHSDIAEFVFRFMWISAACIYLYSMLYAVQLDPRTGRHSWREAIMFPGLGALLLMVIALFPWAFESGLEAVGLDLTDETRILWAVIFYLWGPISMLGIWLARAVEKLPGGRFFAGLLLYICGYGSLLCAITVDSYIKEWRRADASWIKTEKIGRVDS
- a CDS encoding PHP domain-containing protein — its product is MTHAVLRGDHHVHSTFSDDAVSTLAQNVDAAVAAGLTSLRLVDHVRQSTTWVPEYLAAVRALRVPDGLIVLSGVEAKILDASGSLDIPVLPEGIDRILIADHQFPGTDGPLGPSTVRDRIAAGWAPDDVLDQFVDALIATMRRYPGNQLAHCFSILPKIGLSELDLGPERTQAWALAAAQTDTLVEVNEKWGCPGVEALSALRRAGGVIVASTDSHDAAEVGRYSRVIPLLDAVEVS